The segment ATCATACCAATACAAGAATAGTACATCCTTTGGAGCTATATTTACTAATAACTTCCATATAAGATCTTGGTGTTTTGGATGTAAACTAGAATGAGGCTCATGCATCGCTTCAAATAAGTCAGCATCAACGATATCTGCAATCTTGAATTGATTACTCGTTTCTAATTTTTCTAAATACCGCTCAACACTCATCACTTTTTTGCGTGTATTGATATCTACTTTATTCAAATAACTCTTAAATAATAAGGAGTCGTTCAATATATCTCTGATAGGATGTTTGGTGTCTTTTAAATATTGAGCAAACTCAAACTTCTTTATTCGATCGTAACGTTTGGTGTTTACGATTTCCTCTAAATCATAGGCGATAATAATATGGTCTCGAAGTTTTTCTATGAGTTCAGGCTGTGAAATATGAAAAATCAGCACGTCATGAATGGTGTCTTTAATGGATTCTCTATACCACTTTTGATCTTCAAATACTACGATTGGTGAAATAAAATCTCTCAATACATAAACGCCTCCAAACGATTTGGTATAAAAAGAATCGGTTTGAAAGAGCAAAGGACTAAGGTTTAAATCGCGTTCTCTAAGATCACCATATTTAAGGGCTGAATCAAGAAGTTCTTGATGAATATCCTCATCAATAAAATTATTACCATGCTTAAATCTTTCTATCAACTGTAATTGTTCATCTCTTACATGATC is part of the Formosa sp. Hel1_31_208 genome and harbors:
- a CDS encoding DUF6638 family protein, coding for MNKLIAANLYRSELIPVSGKLVERYNKCLLKMGFTETKLAHFSIDGMGWSPEIAEEKGDENYLCNGESNPHGIIISPLQNKKPVYLPYHTFDRDMMQLVFKTHGDKINDITRDSAICIDFDQGIDAFYEPLDVLKYQTVTIRFHLIENLDHVRDEQLQLIERFKHGNNFIDEDIHQELLDSALKYGDLRERDLNLSPLLFQTDSFYTKSFGGVYVLRDFISPIVVFEDQKWYRESIKDTIHDVLIFHISQPELIEKLRDHIIIAYDLEEIVNTKRYDRIKKFEFAQYLKDTKHPIRDILNDSLLFKSYLNKVDINTRKKVMSVERYLEKLETSNQFKIADIVDADLFEAMHEPHSSLHPKHQDLIWKLLVNIAPKDVLFLYWYDKQEFYKQYDTWSDSFQDWVIETISNNI